The Paenarthrobacter aurescens region GCTCTTCAGCTCCACCATGGTTTACAAGCAGATCGACGCCCTGCTGGTGCTGTGCATGTCCTTGACCGAGGAAGAGCTGGAACACCTCCACAAGATTGACATCCCGCTGGTAGTGGTGGGTGGCCACGTTGAGGATTGCCCGTATATAGGCATCAATGATTACGACGCCGCGTCCACCGCCGTGCGCCACCTGCTGGAGCTGGGACACACGGACATTGCGCTGCTCCACGGCGACGACGAAACGGACCTGAACTTCGACGTACCCCGCGTGCGTATCCGCGCCTTCCAGGAAGTGATGACCGACGCCGGACTGGAAGTCCGCCCCGAATGGGACCAGTGGGGTGACTTCACTGTTGCCAGCGGGCAGCAGGCTTTCAACCGGCTCTGGGGCCAGCCCGGCCGGAAACCCACCGCCATCTTCTGTTCTTCGGACGAGATGGCCATGGGCGTCATTTTCGAGGCGGGACGGCACGGCGTCAGGGTGCCCCAGGACCTCTCAGTCATAGGGATCGACGATCACGACTTCTCAGCCTCAATCGGGCTTACCACCGTGGGCCAGCGTCCGGACAACCAAGCAGAGCTGGCCACCAAGATGCTGCTGGACGAACTGGACGGCAACCCGGGAGCGGTCCGTTCCGAGGTAGCCCCGCACAAGCTGATCGTCCGGGAAACCACGGCCCCGCCCACCAAGTAGTGAGGCTAGGAGGCCCGCGCCAGTTGCCGGATGGGGATCCACCGCGAAGCGAGCCTGCGGTAGGCAGCGGCCGCGCCGGTCATGTCCCCTTCGGCCAGGCACTCAATACCCAGCCGGACATCCATGGGGGACTCGTCCGGGTACACCTTGTCAGCCACAGCACCATAGTCCAGCTCCACCATGGACTGAACGTGGAAAAGTTCCAGCCATTCCGTGAGCTGCGTCAGGTCATCCAGCATGTCCAGATCCGGCGCAGCCAAGGCCAGGTGGGCAACAGCAAACCGTGCCCGGTCCAAAGCTTCGGTGAGCGGCGTCCACACGCGGACGGTGAGGATACGCCCTTCGGCCTCCACCACGTCCTTCCTGTCCGATTCGTTGAAGAGCGAGAACCAGCTGAACGGGATGCCCCACGTGGAAGCACGGGTATGGACGCGTTTTGCTTCCTCCCCGGCGTTGATGCGATCGATCCGGGCTTGGTGCTTGTCCCGTTGTGAAACCGGGATGAGGAGATCTGCCAGGGGACTGTGCACACCGTCCATGAGCGCGTTGGCTGCCAAACCGGCCCGAATCACCAGTTGGCTGGGGCAGTAAAGCAGCCGTCCGGCGTCGTGATCTTCCGGGCCCTGCGGAGCAGCGTGCCGCCCTGTGGGCACGCGCGTCATGCGCACCAGATCCGTGCGGCCCGTGGGGAAAGGATCACCGCCGGAGCGCGTAATACGACCCAGCGAGGCTTGCAGCTCCGCATTCTCGACGGCGGCCCGGGAACCGGCCTTGCCTCCCTCCGCCACGAGCTGGCGCTGCTGCTCGGGCGGGAAGGCCTCAAGGGGTTCGTAAATGCGCAACGACGAAGAGAAGGGCAGACCTGCCTGGCCCCGGTACAGGTTTCCAGTCATGTCTTCCGCCCCTTTCGTCAGTGAGCTTGTACGTTGCCTGTGCTGGGTTAGTCTGCGAGCTCCACAATCACCGGAGCGTGGTCCGAGGCACCCTTGCCCTTGCGTTCCTCGCGGTCAATCGAAGCGCCAGTGACCCGCGATGCCAGCGCCGGGGAAGCCAGGCAGAAGTCGATGCGCATTCCTTCTTTCTTGGGGAAGCGCAGCTGCGTGTAATCCCAGTAGGTGTAGACGCCGGGACCCGGAGTATAGGGCCGGACGACGTCGGTAAAACCGGCGGTTTCGAAGGCATGGAATGCCGCGCGCTCGGGTTCGCTGACGTGGGTGTAGTTGTTGTTGCGGAAAAGTTCGATGTCCCACACGTCGTCATCGAACGGGGCGATGTTCCAGTCACCCATGAGGGCGATCTGTGCGGTGGGATCGGACTTGACCCATTCGGCTGCGTGGCCCTGAAGGACATCAAGCCATTTGATCTTGTACGGCATGTGTTCGTCATCCAGCGAGCGGCCGTTGGGAACGTAGAGGCTCCAGATGCG contains the following coding sequences:
- a CDS encoding LacI family DNA-binding transcriptional regulator, giving the protein MSKITGRSQRGGHTGVSIEDVAAAAGVSTATVSRAVRGLPRVSPATREKILEVASSLGYVASSSASGLATGRTRTIGVLAPFVSRWFFSKAIEGADRELHSRKYNLSLFNLGGHGSNRERLFSSTMVYKQIDALLVLCMSLTEEELEHLHKIDIPLVVVGGHVEDCPYIGINDYDAASTAVRHLLELGHTDIALLHGDDETDLNFDVPRVRIRAFQEVMTDAGLEVRPEWDQWGDFTVASGQQAFNRLWGQPGRKPTAIFCSSDEMAMGVIFEAGRHGVRVPQDLSVIGIDDHDFSASIGLTTVGQRPDNQAELATKMLLDELDGNPGAVRSEVAPHKLIVRETTAPPTK
- a CDS encoding exodeoxyribonuclease III gives rise to the protein MKIATWNVNSLRARADRVEAWLERSDCDVLAIQETKCKDENFPWELFERMGYEVAHFGVNQWNGVAIASRVGLEDVQRTFLDQPAFGKAGKDPAQEARAIAATCGGIRIWSLYVPNGRSLDDEHMPYKIKWLDVLQGHAAEWVKSDPTAQIALMGDWNIAPFDDDVWDIELFRNNNYTHVSEPERAAFHAFETAGFTDVVRPYTPGPGVYTYWDYTQLRFPKKEGMRIDFCLASPALASRVTGASIDREERKGKGASDHAPVIVELAD